The following proteins come from a genomic window of Rissa tridactyla isolate bRisTri1 chromosome 13, bRisTri1.patW.cur.20221130, whole genome shotgun sequence:
- the PXN gene encoding paxillin isoform X2 has protein sequence MDDLDALLADLESTTSHISKRPVFLTEETPYSYPTGNHTYQEIAVPPPVPPPPSNEALNGTVIDPLDQWQPNVSRYVHQQPQSQSPIYSSSAKSSSASVPRDGLSSPSPRASEEEHVYSFPNKQKSAEPSPTMTSSSLGSNLSELDRLLLELNAVQHNPASGFPADETSRSPSLPSVTGPHYVVPESSSSVGGKAAPPTKEKPKRNGARGIEDVRPSVESLLDELESSVPSPVPAITVSQGEVSSPQRVTASQQQTRISASSATRELDELMASLSDFKTSSTMSLISEPSLEPIPSSANPDFSNTSHSPTVLSHSKHPSASHSGDSTVPTSAPSAVLCIEEGSNTAALPTAGHSAALPCTPRLPQTVPVPPPRVSSSYATRGQQVTSASLIRLSRKSDSSRNGSRAVPASSVELLCRSATVEAQGLEYDSAKETEKEQRTDPKISSVSISNALNVQGKGQTPKELDQQGAFRDNSALPSQGRSVEMVLDELWALGLSAHVPEVHAKSDGVLNPVYEPSVVVLDRWDVFPDTKNQLSFVVEQGQEVKAEVPHETKDCPDLVKKRQGRERERTPRKAGTANMNKTRGDEENEQFGSSAVAPESPEKIWKAEWDLPCVSKPPIERISASGQIKSLIKRTKETANVHPMYRDLSPRRKLGPAIFHKTESQDHLIEELQDKLGIAKQEEWKSQDDWLAEGVIITARPQGEEQNGGQQVEKVVFPPESPLPPRRTVSVPASPPLQPSKEAAKTVPANAAPSHLSVPAPLLPLPPQPSHVPSTSAPSPVSSSSFSLAPQPLFQWETSDDDYHELSGVGTPPEDPRHSCSPQAWTPSTKTVVSVGCQTEDEAFFPQMQVTSAPPLVHSANLPAAHAPLGPPAPEKFMAQGKAGSSSPPSTASKPGSQLDTMLGSLQSDLNKLGVATVAKGVCGACKKPIAGQVVTAMGKTWHPEHFVCTHCQEEIGSRNFFERDGQPYCEKDYHNLFSPRCYYCNGPILDKVVTALDRTWHPEHFFCAQCGAFFGPEGFHEKDGKAYCRKDYFDMFAPKCGGCARAILENYISALNTLWHPECFVCRECFTPFINGSFFEHDGQPYCEVHYHERRGSLCSGCQKPITGRCITAMGKKFHPEHFVCAFCLKQLNKGTFKEQNDKPYCQNCFLKLFC, from the exons ACGCCTTACTGGCAGACCTGGAATCCACCACTTCACATATCTCCAAACGGCCAGTATTTCTAACAGAGGAAACGCCTTATTCCTACCCAACTGGAAACCACACATACCAGGAGATTGCTGTACCACCTCCAGTGCCCCCGCCACCTTCCAATGAGGCCTTGAATGGCACTGTGATTGACCCCTTAGACCAGTGGCAACCCAACGTATCCAGATACGTCCACCAGCAA CCTCAGTCCCAGTCTCCTATATACAGCTCTAGTGCCAAAAGCTCCAGTGCCTCTGTTCCTAGAGACGGGctcagctctccttctcctcGTGCCAGTGAAGAGGAACACGTCTACAG TTTCCCGAACAAGCAGAAGTCTGCAGAACCATCTCCCACAATGACCAGCTCCTCTCTGGGCAGCAACCTCTCAGAACTGGACAGACTTCTTCTGGAACTGAATGCTGTTCAACATAATCCTGCCAGTGGCTTCCCAGCAG ATGAAACCAGCAGAAGCCCATCACTACCTAGTGTGACTGGACCTCACTATGTCGTCCCAGAGAGCAGCAGTTCTGTAGGAGGGAAGGCTGCACCCCCtacaaaagaaaagccaaagcgAAATGGTGCCCGTGGGATCGAAGATGTGCGTCCCAGTGTGGAGAGCCTGCTGGACGAGCTGGAGAGCTCTGTGCCAAGTCCAGT CCCTGCAATCACTGTGAGCCAAGGTGAGGTGAGCAGCCCCCAGCGGGTCACCGCCAGCCAGCAGCAGACCCGTATATCTGCTTCTTCAGCTACACGAGAACTGGATGAGCTGATGGCGTCTCTCTCTGACTTTAAG ACTAGTTCCACTATGTCTCTGATTTCTGAACCCTCCCTAGAACCGATTCCCAGTTCAGCAAATCCAGACTTCAGCAACACTTCTCACAGTCCAACAGTGCTATCCCATTCCAAACACCCTTCTGCAAGTCACAGCGGGGACTCGACAGTGCCAACATCTGCCCCCTCAGCAGTCCTCTGCATTGAGGAAGGCAGTAACACTGCAGCTCTGCCTACTGCAGGGCattctgctgctcttccatgcACGCCCCGTTTGCCACAAACGGTCCCTGTGCCCCCACCACGAGTCTCTTCTAGTTATGCTACTCGTGGGCAGCAGGTGACCTCTGCAAGCTTGATTCGGCTGAGCAGAAAGTCTGACTCTTCTAGAAACGGTTCCCGGGCTGTGCCGGCTTCCAGTGTGGAGCTTCTGTGTAGATCTGCTACTGTGGAGGCACAAGGCCTAGAGTACGATTCAGCAAAAGAGACTGAGAAGGAGCAGAGAACTGATCCCAAAATCTCTAGTGTATCAATTTCAAACGCTTTAAATGTTCAAGGGAAGGGGCAGACACCTAAAGAGCTGGATCAGCAGGGAGCATTCAGGGACAATTCAGCCCTTCCTTCCCAGGGCAGAAGTGTGGAAATGGTTTTAGATGAGCTGTGGGCCCTGGGGCTGTCAGCACATGTGCCAGAGGTACATGCAAAGAGTGACGGTGTTTTGAATCCTGTGTATGAACCTTCTGTTGTGGTCCTGGATCGGTGGGATGTCTTCCCAGACACTAAAAACCAGTTGAGCTTTGTAGTGGAGCAAGGACAGGAGGTAAAAGCTGAAGTACCACATGAAACCAAGGACTGTCCTGATTTGGTCAAGAAGaggcagggcagagagagagagagaactcccaGGAAGGCAGGTACTGCCAACATGAACAAAACCAGAGGAGACGAGGAAAACGAGCAGTTCGGAAGCTCTGCAGTTGCTCCAGAATCTCCTGAAAAGATTTGGAAAGCTGAATGGGATCTGCCTTGCGTCTCCAAACCACCCATTGAGAGGATTTCCGCATCAGGCCAG ATTAAATCTTTAATCAAGAGGACAAAAGAGACTGCGAATGTGCATCCAATGTATCGTGACCTCTCTCCAAGACGTAAACTAGGTCCTGCCATATTTCACAAGACTGAGTCCCAAGATCACTTGATTGAAGAGCTGCAGGACAAACTGGGCATCGCTAAGCAGGAAGAATGGAAAAGCCAGGATGACTGGCTGGCAGAGGGGGTCATTATCACTGCCAGACCCCAGGGGGAAGAACAGAATGGTGGACAGCAAGTAGAGAAG GTGGTTTTTCCTCCAGAATCCCCGCTCCCCCCAAGGAGGACAGTCTCTGTTCCAGCCTCTCCCCCGCTCCAGCCTTCCAAAGAAGCTGCAAAGACAGTCCCTGCTAATGCCGCTCCCTCTCATCTCTCTGTCCCTGcgcctctcctcccactcccgCCTCAGCCTTCCCATGTGCCATCTACCTCAGCTCCGAGTCcagtctcttcctcttccttcagcttggCTCCCCAGCCTCTCTTTCAGTGGGAAACTTCTGATGATGATTATCATGAGCTTTCTGGTGTGGGCACCCCTCCTGAAGATCCTAGGCACTCGTGTTCTCCCCAGGCCTGGACCCCTAGCACCAAGACAGTTGTTTCTGTTGGCTGTCAGACTGAAGATGAAGCTTTCTTCCCACAGATGCAG GTGACCTCTGCTCCTCCCCTCGTCCACAGTGCCAATCTGCCGGCTGCTCATGCGCCACTgggccccccagcccctgagaAG TTCATGGCGCAGGGGAAAGCCGGTAGCAGCTCCCCTCCATCCACAGCCTCCAAGCCTGGCAGTCAGCTGGACACCATGCTGGGAAGTCTCCAGTCTGACCTGAACAAACTGGGTGTAGCGACAGTTGCCAAAGGTGTCTGTGGAGCCTGCAAGAAGCCTATTGCTGGGCAG GTAGTTACAGCCATGGGGAAAACCTGGCACCCTGAGCACTTCGTCTGCACCCACTGCCAGGAGGAGATTGGGTCACGTAACTTCTTTGAGCGGGATGGTCAGCCCTACTGCGAGAAGGACTATCACAACCTCTTCTCCCCTCGCTGCTACTACTGCAATGGGCCGATCCTTGAT AAAGTGGTGACGGCTTTGGACAGGACATGGCACCCTGAACACTTTTTCTGTGCCCAATGTGGAGCTTTCTTCGGACCTGAAG GATTTCATGAGAAGGATGGCAAAGCCTATTGCCGCAAGGACTACTTTGACATGTTTGCTCCGAAGTGTGGAGGTTGTGCCCGGGCTATCCTGGAAAACTACATCTCTGCCTTGAACACCCTGTGGCACCCTGAATGCTTTGTCTGTCGG GAATGTTTCACACCATTCATCAATGGCAGCTTCTTTGAGCATGACGGGCAGCCCTACTGCGAGGTGCATTACCACGAGCGGCGTGGCTCGCTCTGCTCCGGTTGCCAGAAGCCTATCACAGGACGCTGCATCACTGCTATGGGCAAGAAATTTCACCCCGAACACTTTGTCTGTGCCTTCTGCCTCAAGCAGCTCAACAAAGGAACCTTCAAAGAACAGAATGACAAGCCCTACTGCCAGAACTGCTTTCTCAAGCTCTTCTGTTAG
- the PXN gene encoding paxillin isoform X1, whose translation MKSLSSLCNFKSLSGKYTDALLADLESTTSHISKRPVFLTEETPYSYPTGNHTYQEIAVPPPVPPPPSNEALNGTVIDPLDQWQPNVSRYVHQQPQSQSPIYSSSAKSSSASVPRDGLSSPSPRASEEEHVYSFPNKQKSAEPSPTMTSSSLGSNLSELDRLLLELNAVQHNPASGFPADETSRSPSLPSVTGPHYVVPESSSSVGGKAAPPTKEKPKRNGARGIEDVRPSVESLLDELESSVPSPVPAITVSQGEVSSPQRVTASQQQTRISASSATRELDELMASLSDFKTSSTMSLISEPSLEPIPSSANPDFSNTSHSPTVLSHSKHPSASHSGDSTVPTSAPSAVLCIEEGSNTAALPTAGHSAALPCTPRLPQTVPVPPPRVSSSYATRGQQVTSASLIRLSRKSDSSRNGSRAVPASSVELLCRSATVEAQGLEYDSAKETEKEQRTDPKISSVSISNALNVQGKGQTPKELDQQGAFRDNSALPSQGRSVEMVLDELWALGLSAHVPEVHAKSDGVLNPVYEPSVVVLDRWDVFPDTKNQLSFVVEQGQEVKAEVPHETKDCPDLVKKRQGRERERTPRKAGTANMNKTRGDEENEQFGSSAVAPESPEKIWKAEWDLPCVSKPPIERISASGQIKSLIKRTKETANVHPMYRDLSPRRKLGPAIFHKTESQDHLIEELQDKLGIAKQEEWKSQDDWLAEGVIITARPQGEEQNGGQQVEKVVFPPESPLPPRRTVSVPASPPLQPSKEAAKTVPANAAPSHLSVPAPLLPLPPQPSHVPSTSAPSPVSSSSFSLAPQPLFQWETSDDDYHELSGVGTPPEDPRHSCSPQAWTPSTKTVVSVGCQTEDEAFFPQMQVTSAPPLVHSANLPAAHAPLGPPAPEKFMAQGKAGSSSPPSTASKPGSQLDTMLGSLQSDLNKLGVATVAKGVCGACKKPIAGQVVTAMGKTWHPEHFVCTHCQEEIGSRNFFERDGQPYCEKDYHNLFSPRCYYCNGPILDKVVTALDRTWHPEHFFCAQCGAFFGPEGFHEKDGKAYCRKDYFDMFAPKCGGCARAILENYISALNTLWHPECFVCRECFTPFINGSFFEHDGQPYCEVHYHERRGSLCSGCQKPITGRCITAMGKKFHPEHFVCAFCLKQLNKGTFKEQNDKPYCQNCFLKLFC comes from the exons ACGCCTTACTGGCAGACCTGGAATCCACCACTTCACATATCTCCAAACGGCCAGTATTTCTAACAGAGGAAACGCCTTATTCCTACCCAACTGGAAACCACACATACCAGGAGATTGCTGTACCACCTCCAGTGCCCCCGCCACCTTCCAATGAGGCCTTGAATGGCACTGTGATTGACCCCTTAGACCAGTGGCAACCCAACGTATCCAGATACGTCCACCAGCAA CCTCAGTCCCAGTCTCCTATATACAGCTCTAGTGCCAAAAGCTCCAGTGCCTCTGTTCCTAGAGACGGGctcagctctccttctcctcGTGCCAGTGAAGAGGAACACGTCTACAG TTTCCCGAACAAGCAGAAGTCTGCAGAACCATCTCCCACAATGACCAGCTCCTCTCTGGGCAGCAACCTCTCAGAACTGGACAGACTTCTTCTGGAACTGAATGCTGTTCAACATAATCCTGCCAGTGGCTTCCCAGCAG ATGAAACCAGCAGAAGCCCATCACTACCTAGTGTGACTGGACCTCACTATGTCGTCCCAGAGAGCAGCAGTTCTGTAGGAGGGAAGGCTGCACCCCCtacaaaagaaaagccaaagcgAAATGGTGCCCGTGGGATCGAAGATGTGCGTCCCAGTGTGGAGAGCCTGCTGGACGAGCTGGAGAGCTCTGTGCCAAGTCCAGT CCCTGCAATCACTGTGAGCCAAGGTGAGGTGAGCAGCCCCCAGCGGGTCACCGCCAGCCAGCAGCAGACCCGTATATCTGCTTCTTCAGCTACACGAGAACTGGATGAGCTGATGGCGTCTCTCTCTGACTTTAAG ACTAGTTCCACTATGTCTCTGATTTCTGAACCCTCCCTAGAACCGATTCCCAGTTCAGCAAATCCAGACTTCAGCAACACTTCTCACAGTCCAACAGTGCTATCCCATTCCAAACACCCTTCTGCAAGTCACAGCGGGGACTCGACAGTGCCAACATCTGCCCCCTCAGCAGTCCTCTGCATTGAGGAAGGCAGTAACACTGCAGCTCTGCCTACTGCAGGGCattctgctgctcttccatgcACGCCCCGTTTGCCACAAACGGTCCCTGTGCCCCCACCACGAGTCTCTTCTAGTTATGCTACTCGTGGGCAGCAGGTGACCTCTGCAAGCTTGATTCGGCTGAGCAGAAAGTCTGACTCTTCTAGAAACGGTTCCCGGGCTGTGCCGGCTTCCAGTGTGGAGCTTCTGTGTAGATCTGCTACTGTGGAGGCACAAGGCCTAGAGTACGATTCAGCAAAAGAGACTGAGAAGGAGCAGAGAACTGATCCCAAAATCTCTAGTGTATCAATTTCAAACGCTTTAAATGTTCAAGGGAAGGGGCAGACACCTAAAGAGCTGGATCAGCAGGGAGCATTCAGGGACAATTCAGCCCTTCCTTCCCAGGGCAGAAGTGTGGAAATGGTTTTAGATGAGCTGTGGGCCCTGGGGCTGTCAGCACATGTGCCAGAGGTACATGCAAAGAGTGACGGTGTTTTGAATCCTGTGTATGAACCTTCTGTTGTGGTCCTGGATCGGTGGGATGTCTTCCCAGACACTAAAAACCAGTTGAGCTTTGTAGTGGAGCAAGGACAGGAGGTAAAAGCTGAAGTACCACATGAAACCAAGGACTGTCCTGATTTGGTCAAGAAGaggcagggcagagagagagagagaactcccaGGAAGGCAGGTACTGCCAACATGAACAAAACCAGAGGAGACGAGGAAAACGAGCAGTTCGGAAGCTCTGCAGTTGCTCCAGAATCTCCTGAAAAGATTTGGAAAGCTGAATGGGATCTGCCTTGCGTCTCCAAACCACCCATTGAGAGGATTTCCGCATCAGGCCAG ATTAAATCTTTAATCAAGAGGACAAAAGAGACTGCGAATGTGCATCCAATGTATCGTGACCTCTCTCCAAGACGTAAACTAGGTCCTGCCATATTTCACAAGACTGAGTCCCAAGATCACTTGATTGAAGAGCTGCAGGACAAACTGGGCATCGCTAAGCAGGAAGAATGGAAAAGCCAGGATGACTGGCTGGCAGAGGGGGTCATTATCACTGCCAGACCCCAGGGGGAAGAACAGAATGGTGGACAGCAAGTAGAGAAG GTGGTTTTTCCTCCAGAATCCCCGCTCCCCCCAAGGAGGACAGTCTCTGTTCCAGCCTCTCCCCCGCTCCAGCCTTCCAAAGAAGCTGCAAAGACAGTCCCTGCTAATGCCGCTCCCTCTCATCTCTCTGTCCCTGcgcctctcctcccactcccgCCTCAGCCTTCCCATGTGCCATCTACCTCAGCTCCGAGTCcagtctcttcctcttccttcagcttggCTCCCCAGCCTCTCTTTCAGTGGGAAACTTCTGATGATGATTATCATGAGCTTTCTGGTGTGGGCACCCCTCCTGAAGATCCTAGGCACTCGTGTTCTCCCCAGGCCTGGACCCCTAGCACCAAGACAGTTGTTTCTGTTGGCTGTCAGACTGAAGATGAAGCTTTCTTCCCACAGATGCAG GTGACCTCTGCTCCTCCCCTCGTCCACAGTGCCAATCTGCCGGCTGCTCATGCGCCACTgggccccccagcccctgagaAG TTCATGGCGCAGGGGAAAGCCGGTAGCAGCTCCCCTCCATCCACAGCCTCCAAGCCTGGCAGTCAGCTGGACACCATGCTGGGAAGTCTCCAGTCTGACCTGAACAAACTGGGTGTAGCGACAGTTGCCAAAGGTGTCTGTGGAGCCTGCAAGAAGCCTATTGCTGGGCAG GTAGTTACAGCCATGGGGAAAACCTGGCACCCTGAGCACTTCGTCTGCACCCACTGCCAGGAGGAGATTGGGTCACGTAACTTCTTTGAGCGGGATGGTCAGCCCTACTGCGAGAAGGACTATCACAACCTCTTCTCCCCTCGCTGCTACTACTGCAATGGGCCGATCCTTGAT AAAGTGGTGACGGCTTTGGACAGGACATGGCACCCTGAACACTTTTTCTGTGCCCAATGTGGAGCTTTCTTCGGACCTGAAG GATTTCATGAGAAGGATGGCAAAGCCTATTGCCGCAAGGACTACTTTGACATGTTTGCTCCGAAGTGTGGAGGTTGTGCCCGGGCTATCCTGGAAAACTACATCTCTGCCTTGAACACCCTGTGGCACCCTGAATGCTTTGTCTGTCGG GAATGTTTCACACCATTCATCAATGGCAGCTTCTTTGAGCATGACGGGCAGCCCTACTGCGAGGTGCATTACCACGAGCGGCGTGGCTCGCTCTGCTCCGGTTGCCAGAAGCCTATCACAGGACGCTGCATCACTGCTATGGGCAAGAAATTTCACCCCGAACACTTTGTCTGTGCCTTCTGCCTCAAGCAGCTCAACAAAGGAACCTTCAAAGAACAGAATGACAAGCCCTACTGCCAGAACTGCTTTCTCAAGCTCTTCTGTTAG
- the PXN gene encoding paxillin isoform X3, whose translation MKSLSSLCNFKSLSGKYTDALLADLESTTSHISKRPVFLTEETPYSYPTGNHTYQEIAVPPPVPPPPSNEALNGTVIDPLDQWQPNVSRYVHQQPQSQSPIYSSSAKSSSASVPRDGLSSPSPRASEEEHVYSFPNKQKSAEPSPTMTSSSLGSNLSELDRLLLELNAVQHNPASGFPADETSRSPSLPSVTGPHYVVPESSSSVGGKAAPPTKEKPKRNGARGIEDVRPSVESLLDELESSVPSPVPAITVSQGEVSSPQRVTASQQQTRISASSATRELDELMASLSDFKTSSTMSLISEPSLEPIPSSANPDFSNTSHSPTVLSHSKHPSASHSGDSTVPTSAPSAVLCIEEGSNTAALPTAGHSAALPCTPRLPQTVPVPPPRVSSSYATRGQQVTSASLIRLSRKSDSSRNGSRAVPASSVELLCRSATVEAQGLEYDSAKETEKEQRTDPKISSVSISNALNVQGKGQTPKELDQQGAFRDNSALPSQGRSVEMVLDELWALGLSAHVPEVHAKSDGVLNPVYEPSVVVLDRWDVFPDTKNQLSFVVEQGQEVKAEVPHETKDCPDLVKKRQGRERERTPRKAGTANMNKTRGDEENEQFGSSAVAPESPEKIWKAEWDLPCVSKPPIERISASGQIKSLIKRTKETANVHPMYRDLSPRRKLGPAIFHKTESQDHLIEELQDKLGIAKQEEWKSQDDWLAEGVIITARPQGEEQNGGQQVEKVVFPPESPLPPRRTVSVPASPPLQPSKEAAKTVPANAAPSHLSVPAPLLPLPPQPSHVPSTSAPSPVSSSSFSLAPQPLFQWETSDDDYHELSGVGTPPEDPRHSCSPQAWTPSTKTVVSVGCQTEDEAFFPQMQVTSAPPLVHSANLPAAHAPLGPPAPEKFMAQGKAGSSSPPSTASKPGSQLDTMLGSLQSDLNKLGVATVAKGVCGACKKPIAGQVRCKLLQ comes from the exons ACGCCTTACTGGCAGACCTGGAATCCACCACTTCACATATCTCCAAACGGCCAGTATTTCTAACAGAGGAAACGCCTTATTCCTACCCAACTGGAAACCACACATACCAGGAGATTGCTGTACCACCTCCAGTGCCCCCGCCACCTTCCAATGAGGCCTTGAATGGCACTGTGATTGACCCCTTAGACCAGTGGCAACCCAACGTATCCAGATACGTCCACCAGCAA CCTCAGTCCCAGTCTCCTATATACAGCTCTAGTGCCAAAAGCTCCAGTGCCTCTGTTCCTAGAGACGGGctcagctctccttctcctcGTGCCAGTGAAGAGGAACACGTCTACAG TTTCCCGAACAAGCAGAAGTCTGCAGAACCATCTCCCACAATGACCAGCTCCTCTCTGGGCAGCAACCTCTCAGAACTGGACAGACTTCTTCTGGAACTGAATGCTGTTCAACATAATCCTGCCAGTGGCTTCCCAGCAG ATGAAACCAGCAGAAGCCCATCACTACCTAGTGTGACTGGACCTCACTATGTCGTCCCAGAGAGCAGCAGTTCTGTAGGAGGGAAGGCTGCACCCCCtacaaaagaaaagccaaagcgAAATGGTGCCCGTGGGATCGAAGATGTGCGTCCCAGTGTGGAGAGCCTGCTGGACGAGCTGGAGAGCTCTGTGCCAAGTCCAGT CCCTGCAATCACTGTGAGCCAAGGTGAGGTGAGCAGCCCCCAGCGGGTCACCGCCAGCCAGCAGCAGACCCGTATATCTGCTTCTTCAGCTACACGAGAACTGGATGAGCTGATGGCGTCTCTCTCTGACTTTAAG ACTAGTTCCACTATGTCTCTGATTTCTGAACCCTCCCTAGAACCGATTCCCAGTTCAGCAAATCCAGACTTCAGCAACACTTCTCACAGTCCAACAGTGCTATCCCATTCCAAACACCCTTCTGCAAGTCACAGCGGGGACTCGACAGTGCCAACATCTGCCCCCTCAGCAGTCCTCTGCATTGAGGAAGGCAGTAACACTGCAGCTCTGCCTACTGCAGGGCattctgctgctcttccatgcACGCCCCGTTTGCCACAAACGGTCCCTGTGCCCCCACCACGAGTCTCTTCTAGTTATGCTACTCGTGGGCAGCAGGTGACCTCTGCAAGCTTGATTCGGCTGAGCAGAAAGTCTGACTCTTCTAGAAACGGTTCCCGGGCTGTGCCGGCTTCCAGTGTGGAGCTTCTGTGTAGATCTGCTACTGTGGAGGCACAAGGCCTAGAGTACGATTCAGCAAAAGAGACTGAGAAGGAGCAGAGAACTGATCCCAAAATCTCTAGTGTATCAATTTCAAACGCTTTAAATGTTCAAGGGAAGGGGCAGACACCTAAAGAGCTGGATCAGCAGGGAGCATTCAGGGACAATTCAGCCCTTCCTTCCCAGGGCAGAAGTGTGGAAATGGTTTTAGATGAGCTGTGGGCCCTGGGGCTGTCAGCACATGTGCCAGAGGTACATGCAAAGAGTGACGGTGTTTTGAATCCTGTGTATGAACCTTCTGTTGTGGTCCTGGATCGGTGGGATGTCTTCCCAGACACTAAAAACCAGTTGAGCTTTGTAGTGGAGCAAGGACAGGAGGTAAAAGCTGAAGTACCACATGAAACCAAGGACTGTCCTGATTTGGTCAAGAAGaggcagggcagagagagagagagaactcccaGGAAGGCAGGTACTGCCAACATGAACAAAACCAGAGGAGACGAGGAAAACGAGCAGTTCGGAAGCTCTGCAGTTGCTCCAGAATCTCCTGAAAAGATTTGGAAAGCTGAATGGGATCTGCCTTGCGTCTCCAAACCACCCATTGAGAGGATTTCCGCATCAGGCCAG ATTAAATCTTTAATCAAGAGGACAAAAGAGACTGCGAATGTGCATCCAATGTATCGTGACCTCTCTCCAAGACGTAAACTAGGTCCTGCCATATTTCACAAGACTGAGTCCCAAGATCACTTGATTGAAGAGCTGCAGGACAAACTGGGCATCGCTAAGCAGGAAGAATGGAAAAGCCAGGATGACTGGCTGGCAGAGGGGGTCATTATCACTGCCAGACCCCAGGGGGAAGAACAGAATGGTGGACAGCAAGTAGAGAAG GTGGTTTTTCCTCCAGAATCCCCGCTCCCCCCAAGGAGGACAGTCTCTGTTCCAGCCTCTCCCCCGCTCCAGCCTTCCAAAGAAGCTGCAAAGACAGTCCCTGCTAATGCCGCTCCCTCTCATCTCTCTGTCCCTGcgcctctcctcccactcccgCCTCAGCCTTCCCATGTGCCATCTACCTCAGCTCCGAGTCcagtctcttcctcttccttcagcttggCTCCCCAGCCTCTCTTTCAGTGGGAAACTTCTGATGATGATTATCATGAGCTTTCTGGTGTGGGCACCCCTCCTGAAGATCCTAGGCACTCGTGTTCTCCCCAGGCCTGGACCCCTAGCACCAAGACAGTTGTTTCTGTTGGCTGTCAGACTGAAGATGAAGCTTTCTTCCCACAGATGCAG GTGACCTCTGCTCCTCCCCTCGTCCACAGTGCCAATCTGCCGGCTGCTCATGCGCCACTgggccccccagcccctgagaAG TTCATGGCGCAGGGGAAAGCCGGTAGCAGCTCCCCTCCATCCACAGCCTCCAAGCCTGGCAGTCAGCTGGACACCATGCTGGGAAGTCTCCAGTCTGACCTGAACAAACTGGGTGTAGCGACAGTTGCCAAAGGTGTCTGTGGAGCCTGCAAGAAGCCTATTGCTGGGCAG GTACGCTGTAAGCTCCTCCAGTGA